In the Ilumatobacteraceae bacterium genome, one interval contains:
- a CDS encoding tyrosine-type recombinase/integrase, with amino-acid sequence MTMLAIEHEPVDERWARIGAHAPVLAATARSYMDQISVTARPGTINSVDVALRLFASWIIDHDPAVVSLRQVNRRHIEHYKLWLATRENQHGQPLKKSTINLRLSMLRVVIERLIEWDHPDTPTRNPIMWTDLPKMDEPLPKFLDDDQAAKFMAAAVRLDPQRRLIVEMLARTGLRVTEFCELTDDAIVKMNETNWLRVPVGKLHTDRYVPLHPSLIELHRDWLAWNGPNDTGQLISNKGRPLSVDVVRRVVKACARIAGIGHVHPHQLRHTLATQSINNGMSLEAVSAMLGHRSMRMTLVYARIADRTVADEYFAAADKVDQLYQTHLTTSPA; translated from the coding sequence ATGACCATGCTCGCGATCGAACACGAGCCCGTCGACGAGCGCTGGGCACGCATCGGCGCACACGCTCCGGTCCTCGCTGCGACTGCCCGCAGCTACATGGATCAGATTTCGGTGACCGCTCGACCGGGCACGATCAACTCGGTCGATGTCGCCTTGCGATTGTTCGCCAGCTGGATCATCGACCACGACCCCGCCGTCGTGTCGCTGCGACAGGTCAACCGTCGACACATCGAGCACTACAAGCTCTGGCTCGCCACCCGTGAGAACCAGCACGGCCAGCCGCTCAAGAAGTCGACGATCAATCTTCGGTTGTCGATGCTGCGCGTTGTCATCGAGCGGCTCATCGAATGGGACCATCCCGACACACCGACGAGGAACCCGATCATGTGGACCGACCTTCCCAAGATGGACGAGCCGCTTCCGAAGTTCCTCGACGACGACCAGGCCGCCAAGTTCATGGCCGCCGCAGTCCGACTTGATCCACAACGACGACTCATCGTCGAGATGCTGGCCCGCACCGGACTGCGCGTCACCGAGTTCTGTGAGCTCACCGACGACGCCATCGTGAAGATGAACGAGACGAACTGGCTGCGGGTGCCGGTCGGCAAACTCCACACCGATCGCTACGTCCCGCTGCATCCCTCGCTGATCGAGTTGCACCGGGACTGGCTGGCCTGGAACGGCCCGAACGACACCGGCCAGCTCATCTCGAACAAGGGCAGGCCACTGTCCGTCGACGTCGTTCGTCGCGTCGTGAAAGCCTGCGCCCGGATCGCCGGGATCGGCCACGTCCATCCCCACCAATTGCGTCACACGCTCGCGACGCAGTCGATCAACAACGGCATGAGCCTCGAAGCTGTGTCCGCGATGTTGGGGCACCGATCGATGCGCATGACCCTCGTCTACGCCCGCATCGCAGACCGCACCGTCGCCGACGAATACTTCGCCGCCGCCGACAAAGTCGACCAGCTCTACCAGACCCACTTGACAACATCACCGGCATAA
- a CDS encoding tyrosine-type recombinase/integrase, translated as MKPISFPKLTLPDPGSRVAPTLGHRLVDDYLESVHARLRPNSTLAVVYDLKVFFTVIDVDPLDVRRRHVLEFIRVQRTGSAHATVVPMDQSDGLALSTIRRRLSTLAGFYAHLVALGELDHNPVQRGMPVRAPVTRDRRVIPLVRPIRHLPQILDHDDVNKLVGALRKERDRAMIDAMLLAGLRRCEVLGLRLQDIRWGERRLFIADGKGGHQRIVPISPRFFDTLRRYLDNERPADAETPFVFVVLKGPNRGRPLTAKGLDEIMLGARTRAGLEHATCHELRHTCFTRLREAGMALEALQAQAGHRSISATQIYLHLANDWLAGEYIRAAQAVDAQAALGRQVVAS; from the coding sequence ATGAAGCCCATTTCGTTTCCGAAGCTGACGCTTCCTGACCCGGGTTCGCGCGTCGCCCCGACCCTCGGCCACCGGCTCGTCGACGACTATCTCGAGTCGGTGCATGCGCGGCTTCGACCGAACTCGACGTTGGCGGTTGTCTACGACTTGAAGGTGTTCTTCACCGTCATCGACGTCGACCCGCTCGACGTCCGACGCCGTCACGTGCTCGAGTTCATCCGCGTGCAGCGGACCGGTTCGGCCCATGCGACGGTGGTCCCGATGGACCAGTCCGACGGGTTGGCGTTGTCGACGATCCGACGTCGCCTGTCGACGCTCGCGGGGTTCTATGCGCACCTCGTCGCACTCGGAGAACTCGACCACAACCCGGTGCAGCGCGGCATGCCAGTGCGTGCCCCCGTGACCCGCGACCGACGTGTGATCCCACTGGTCCGACCGATCCGACACCTGCCACAGATCCTCGATCACGACGACGTGAACAAGTTGGTCGGAGCGCTCCGGAAGGAGCGGGATCGGGCGATGATCGACGCGATGCTGCTCGCCGGTCTGCGGCGTTGCGAAGTGCTCGGCCTGCGACTCCAGGACATTCGTTGGGGTGAACGCCGCTTGTTCATCGCTGACGGCAAGGGCGGCCATCAACGCATCGTGCCGATCTCGCCGCGCTTCTTCGACACGCTCCGCCGCTATCTGGACAACGAGCGACCGGCGGACGCGGAGACGCCGTTCGTGTTCGTCGTGTTGAAAGGACCCAACCGTGGCCGCCCGCTCACGGCGAAGGGGCTCGATGAGATCATGTTGGGTGCGCGCACGCGTGCCGGGCTCGAGCATGCGACGTGTCACGAGCTGCGCCACACCTGTTTCACCCGGCTCCGCGAGGCCGGCATGGCACTCGAAGCACTCCAAGCCCAAGCCGGTCACCGCTCGATCTCAGCAACGCAGATCTACCTGCACCTCGCCAACGATTGGCTCGCCGGCGAGTACATACGTGCAGCTCAAGCCGTTGATGCCCAGGCTGCACTCGGCCGCCAGGTCGTGGCGTCATGA
- a CDS encoding antibiotic biosynthesis monooxygenase family protein, protein MIIVAGFLRVDPDQRTSYLEDCEGVIRAGRAAAGCIDFHLSADPLESDRINIFERWDSAESVETFRGSGPSEDQQATITEANVLQHEIASTISLT, encoded by the coding sequence ATGATCATCGTCGCAGGCTTTCTCCGGGTCGATCCCGATCAACGCACGAGCTATCTCGAAGATTGCGAGGGAGTCATTCGGGCGGGTCGTGCCGCGGCCGGCTGCATTGACTTCCATCTGTCCGCTGACCCCCTCGAGTCAGACCGAATCAACATCTTCGAGCGATGGGATTCAGCTGAGTCCGTCGAGACGTTCCGTGGATCGGGGCCGAGCGAGGACCAACAGGCGACCATTACCGAGGCGAACGTTCTACAGCACGAGATCGCCAGCACCATCTCGTTGACCTGA
- a CDS encoding IS256 family transposase, whose translation MTDHDVAVATPSDDTNEQRPDRSLAEQLVDQAKADGRSLVGPGGLLADLTKQVLETGLEVEMDDHVGYPKHAVEGRNHGNSRNGTRSKTVITEIGPIEVDVPRDRDGTFEPLTVRKGQRRLDGVDSMVISLTAKGLTTGEIEAHLAEVYSTNISRETISKITDRVLGELADWQNRPLDRVYPVVFIDAIVVKIRDGQVANRPVYAAIGVTVDGQRDILGLWVGTGGEGAKYWLQVLTEIKNRGVDDVCIVVCDGLKGLPESIEATWPLAIVQTCVLHLLRNTFRLASRRDWDKMARDLRPVYTAVNEADAAARLDEFHTIWGNRYPAIKTLWANAWAEFVPFLDYSPEIRRVIYSTNAIESLNARFRRATRARGHFPNEQAAMKCLYLVVRSLDPKGTGQERWMNRWKPALNAFAITFEGRLF comes from the coding sequence ATGACAGACCATGATGTGGCGGTGGCGACACCGTCGGACGACACGAATGAGCAGCGGCCGGATCGGTCGCTCGCGGAGCAGCTCGTCGACCAGGCCAAAGCCGACGGGCGCAGCCTCGTCGGGCCGGGAGGCTTGCTCGCGGATCTGACCAAGCAGGTCCTCGAGACCGGGTTGGAGGTCGAGATGGACGACCATGTCGGCTATCCGAAACACGCCGTCGAGGGCCGCAATCACGGCAACAGCCGCAACGGGACGCGTTCCAAGACGGTGATCACCGAGATCGGTCCGATCGAAGTTGACGTGCCCAGGGATCGTGACGGCACGTTCGAGCCGTTGACGGTGCGCAAGGGTCAGCGCCGGCTCGACGGGGTCGACTCGATGGTGATCTCGTTGACTGCGAAGGGGCTCACGACCGGTGAGATCGAAGCCCACCTGGCCGAGGTGTACTCGACGAACATCAGCCGTGAGACGATCTCGAAGATCACCGACCGGGTGCTGGGCGAGCTCGCCGACTGGCAGAACCGGCCCCTCGACCGGGTGTATCCGGTGGTGTTCATCGACGCGATCGTGGTGAAGATCCGCGACGGCCAAGTCGCCAACCGGCCCGTGTATGCAGCGATCGGTGTGACCGTGGATGGTCAACGCGACATCCTCGGGTTGTGGGTCGGCACCGGCGGCGAAGGCGCCAAGTACTGGCTCCAGGTCCTCACCGAGATCAAGAACCGTGGCGTCGACGACGTGTGCATCGTCGTCTGCGACGGGTTGAAGGGTTTGCCGGAGTCGATCGAAGCGACCTGGCCGTTGGCGATCGTGCAGACCTGTGTGCTGCACCTGCTGCGCAACACGTTCCGGCTCGCCAGCCGCAGAGACTGGGACAAGATGGCCCGCGACCTGCGACCCGTGTACACCGCCGTCAACGAAGCCGACGCAGCAGCACGCCTCGACGAGTTCCACACCATCTGGGGCAACCGCTACCCGGCCATCAAGACGCTCTGGGCGAACGCATGGGCCGAGTTCGTGCCGTTCTTGGACTACTCACCCGAGATCCGCCGAGTGATCTACTCGACCAACGCGATCGAGTCGCTCAACGCCAGGTTCCGGCGGGCGACCAGGGCGCGTGGGCACTTCCCCAACGAGCAGGCCGCCATGAAATGCCTCTACCTCGTGGTCCGTTCGCTCGACCCGAAAGGCACCGGCCAAGAGCGATGGATGAACCGCTGGAAGCCCGCCCTCAACGCCTTCGCGATCACCTTCGAAGGCCGCCTCTTCTGA
- a CDS encoding tyrosine-type recombinase/integrase, with the protein MDARAPRTRGNGEGSVYQEGAKRARSLGEDLNGRWVAQVRVEGKYRRTFHPTEAAAKRALKKMVAAVDSGLGIADGNLTLGDLLDRWEAKALAGRDVAPRTAETYRWALGVLSADLGSRRVRKLSADAVEAAFATRASEGMSRASLVKVRSVLGQALDWSMRRGLVGTNVARIVELPAEARRTPPGRALTVDQAKKLVQEAEGDRLHALWLVMLMLGLRPGEATGLSWVDVDLRAGVVHVRRSLKFGVAGTLHVDEQLKTSKSRRSLDAPPAVIVALKAHQQRQTKEKVIASPDWLNEDDLVFTTNVGSPIDPSNLRRSFAKLTTSAGLGVWHPHELRHSAASIMSAAGLPLERVADVLGHDGTRMTALVYRHAVVPTIDGARLMEDVLG; encoded by the coding sequence GTGGACGCAAGAGCACCGCGAACGCGTGGCAATGGCGAAGGCTCCGTCTATCAGGAGGGAGCGAAGCGGGCCCGCTCGCTCGGCGAAGACCTGAACGGTCGCTGGGTGGCCCAGGTACGTGTCGAAGGCAAGTACCGTCGCACATTCCACCCGACCGAAGCGGCCGCCAAGCGAGCGCTCAAAAAGATGGTTGCGGCAGTCGATTCCGGACTGGGAATCGCCGACGGCAATCTCACCCTCGGCGATCTCCTGGACCGATGGGAAGCGAAGGCGCTGGCAGGTCGCGACGTCGCTCCTCGCACAGCCGAAACCTATCGATGGGCGCTCGGAGTTCTTTCAGCTGACCTCGGGTCGCGACGGGTTCGCAAGCTGAGTGCCGACGCAGTTGAAGCCGCATTCGCGACACGAGCGTCCGAAGGAATGAGTCGCGCGTCATTGGTGAAGGTCCGCAGTGTGCTCGGCCAGGCTCTCGACTGGTCGATGAGACGAGGTCTCGTCGGTACGAACGTCGCACGCATCGTGGAGCTACCGGCCGAGGCCAGACGAACTCCACCTGGTCGGGCACTCACCGTGGATCAGGCCAAGAAGCTCGTTCAGGAAGCCGAAGGCGATCGCCTGCACGCTTTGTGGCTCGTCATGTTGATGTTGGGTCTTCGACCCGGCGAAGCCACCGGCCTGTCATGGGTCGATGTCGACCTGAGAGCCGGCGTCGTGCATGTGCGCCGCTCGCTCAAGTTCGGCGTCGCGGGGACACTCCATGTGGACGAGCAACTGAAGACATCGAAATCCCGACGGTCACTCGATGCTCCTCCTGCAGTGATCGTCGCACTCAAGGCGCACCAACAGCGACAGACCAAGGAGAAGGTCATTGCCAGTCCCGATTGGCTGAACGAGGACGACCTCGTTTTCACGACGAATGTCGGCTCCCCCATCGACCCGTCGAACCTTCGCCGCTCGTTCGCAAAGCTGACGACGTCCGCTGGGCTCGGTGTCTGGCATCCGCACGAGCTGAGGCATAGCGCAGCATCAATCATGAGCGCAGCGGGCCTGCCACTCGAGCGGGTCGCCGACGTGCTCGGTCACGACGGCACCCGGATGACAGCGCTCGTCTACCGGCACGCGGTCGTGCCGACAATCGATGGCGCACGCCTCATGGAGGACGTTCTCGGCTGA
- a CDS encoding DoxX family protein has product MKWVGKVAQTIAALWILDVWFRRFDKDTGYRGGGATNMREEFEEYGLSENVMYGVGAAKVSLALAMLAGHAVPRLVRPASAGLAAFMLGAIGMHVRVHDPVERAMPAITVFTLSTTAAVLADR; this is encoded by the coding sequence GTGAAGTGGGTCGGCAAGGTCGCCCAGACGATCGCCGCACTCTGGATCCTCGATGTCTGGTTCCGCCGGTTCGACAAGGACACCGGCTACCGGGGCGGCGGTGCCACCAACATGCGCGAAGAGTTCGAGGAATACGGTTTGTCCGAGAACGTGATGTACGGGGTCGGTGCCGCCAAGGTGAGCCTCGCGCTGGCGATGTTGGCCGGACACGCCGTTCCCCGGCTGGTCCGACCGGCGTCGGCCGGATTGGCCGCATTCATGCTCGGCGCGATCGGGATGCACGTGCGCGTGCACGACCCCGTCGAGCGTGCCATGCCGGCGATCACCGTCTTCACGCTGTCGACCACCGCCGCCGTGCTCGCCGACCGGTAG
- a CDS encoding Gfo/Idh/MocA family oxidoreductase → MSDAPLQTVIFSGVRHARNYADVIAAHPDVELVAVHDSDDAPDWAHADTRAVAERSGVPVVDSIPDDADLVIVCSEPTRHAACALAAMEAGHHVLIDKPAATTLADVLALRAMSRERQLVCTSVNRTLLASTRRAKATIDAGHIGFARSVDVEFLSDGAQFATAVERPELVIDATLSGGGEIMNFMGYCIDSVRVLTGCEPLEVFGYSATAFSELHREAGAEDVAVVSARFTHGVVATITVGRIPAAPSAGPGASTVRIVGSHGHLLADDSKPAVALHRANREVDAIHAGSRGEHEAVSEMLHDVVGAIRHGQPLRYTIDDAAIAIAAIEATYRSIETGRPVAVAQLD, encoded by the coding sequence ATGAGCGACGCACCGTTGCAGACCGTCATCTTCTCCGGCGTCCGCCACGCCAGGAACTATGCCGACGTGATCGCTGCCCATCCCGACGTCGAACTGGTGGCGGTCCACGACTCCGACGACGCGCCCGATTGGGCCCACGCCGACACCCGTGCGGTGGCCGAACGCAGCGGTGTCCCCGTGGTCGACTCGATCCCCGACGACGCCGACCTCGTGATCGTATGCAGCGAGCCGACCCGCCACGCTGCGTGCGCGCTCGCCGCGATGGAAGCCGGGCACCACGTCCTGATCGACAAACCGGCCGCGACGACGCTCGCCGACGTGCTGGCGCTCCGGGCGATGAGCCGAGAGCGGCAGCTCGTCTGCACCAGCGTCAACCGCACGCTTCTGGCGAGCACACGACGCGCCAAGGCGACGATCGACGCCGGCCACATCGGGTTCGCGCGCAGCGTCGACGTCGAGTTCCTCTCCGACGGCGCCCAGTTCGCCACAGCGGTGGAGCGGCCAGAACTCGTCATCGATGCCACGCTGTCGGGTGGCGGCGAGATCATGAACTTCATGGGCTACTGCATCGACTCGGTGCGCGTGCTCACGGGCTGCGAACCGCTCGAGGTGTTCGGCTATTCGGCGACGGCGTTCTCCGAACTTCACCGCGAAGCCGGCGCCGAGGATGTTGCCGTCGTCTCGGCGCGCTTCACACACGGCGTCGTTGCGACGATCACCGTGGGTCGCATTCCGGCCGCACCGTCCGCCGGACCGGGTGCCAGCACGGTCAGGATCGTCGGGTCCCACGGCCACCTGCTCGCCGACGACAGCAAGCCGGCCGTGGCGCTCCATCGAGCCAACCGCGAGGTCGACGCGATCCACGCCGGATCGCGAGGAGAGCACGAGGCGGTCTCCGAGATGTTGCACGACGTCGTGGGTGCAATCCGCCATGGCCAACCGCTCAGATACACGATCGACGACGCCGCCATCGCGATCGCCGCCATCGAAGCGACCTACCGATCGATCGAGACGGGCAGGCCTGTCGCCGTCGCACAGCTCGACTGA
- a CDS encoding Gfo/Idh/MocA family oxidoreductase, whose protein sequence is MQPLNIAIAGSGAIAEAHLDAYLALGDLARVTTIVSSDPERGRALAARAPGARTVTDVADVIGDPAVDAVDVCGHTLAHGPVACAALDAGKDVLIEKPPAITLEAFDRIAEAAERSGRLVMVGQTVRFQPGMDAIITAVDAGEIGEVSMVHITWYVAHVWPRAWRGWQLDEASSGGHLIHNGMHSIDLALRLLDDEPASVFTRGWKTYSPDVPTPDSFHVLIRGRRGTLAVLETSYGLRPPADPVRRIVAAGALGTLSHSTTDETELVNPTVADTPSSTVGAMTAEIRTWLLAVRGEIESPIPLAHSRIALAGAIAAQRSYDTGQPVDLEPTGPTGGAR, encoded by the coding sequence GTGCAACCACTCAACATCGCCATCGCCGGTTCGGGCGCGATCGCCGAGGCGCACCTCGACGCATATCTGGCCCTCGGCGACCTCGCTCGGGTGACCACCATCGTCTCCAGCGACCCCGAGCGTGGCCGGGCGCTGGCGGCTCGCGCACCAGGCGCCCGCACCGTGACCGACGTGGCCGACGTGATCGGCGACCCTGCGGTCGACGCCGTCGACGTGTGCGGTCACACCCTCGCCCACGGCCCGGTCGCCTGCGCTGCGCTCGACGCCGGCAAGGACGTGCTCATCGAGAAGCCACCGGCGATCACGCTCGAAGCATTCGATCGCATCGCCGAAGCCGCCGAACGCAGCGGCCGGCTGGTGATGGTCGGCCAGACGGTTCGCTTCCAGCCGGGCATGGACGCGATCATCACGGCGGTCGACGCCGGCGAGATCGGCGAGGTCTCGATGGTGCACATCACGTGGTACGTCGCCCACGTGTGGCCGCGCGCCTGGCGCGGATGGCAACTCGACGAGGCATCGTCGGGCGGCCACCTCATCCACAATGGGATGCACTCGATCGACCTCGCGCTCCGCCTGCTCGACGACGAACCGGCCTCGGTGTTCACCCGTGGCTGGAAGACCTACAGCCCCGACGTGCCCACCCCCGACAGCTTCCACGTCTTGATCAGGGGCCGACGCGGGACCCTCGCCGTACTCGAGACGAGCTACGGCCTCAGACCCCCGGCCGATCCGGTCAGGCGAATCGTCGCCGCCGGTGCACTCGGCACGCTCAGCCACTCGACGACGGACGAGACCGAACTCGTCAACCCGACCGTCGCCGACACGCCGTCGTCGACCGTCGGCGCCATGACCGCCGAGATCCGCACCTGGCTCCTCGCCGTGCGGGGCGAGATCGAGTCCCCGATCCCGCTCGCCCACTCCCGGATCGCGCTCGCCGGGGCCATCGCCGCCCAACGTTCCTACGACACGGGACAACCGGTCGATCTCGAACCGACCGGCCCGACCGGGGGTGCACGATGA
- a CDS encoding GntR family transcriptional regulator translates to MTNGGRSTNRIQRVSLTDSIAQELSTRILNGDLRPGANLREVELSQDLGVSRQSLRAALAQLNGKGLLHHEMNRGYWVPVLTRTDAKDIFELRELIEGEAARRLTLTHEGIEQVEAALEALERLPDDVSWVDYLEVHFAFHRAIVGATGSPRLLRHFEMLSAETWVSLVPSHLSAEFGSPNAQLAGHRHLVEVIREGDAEAAVATVREHLWSGFDDLYPAE, encoded by the coding sequence ATGACCAATGGCGGACGTTCCACCAATCGAATCCAGCGCGTATCGCTCACGGATTCGATCGCGCAAGAGCTGTCCACCAGAATCCTCAACGGCGATCTCCGACCGGGTGCCAACCTCCGCGAAGTCGAGTTGTCGCAAGACCTCGGCGTCAGTCGGCAGTCGCTGCGAGCGGCGTTGGCCCAGCTCAACGGCAAAGGTCTCCTGCACCACGAGATGAACCGTGGCTACTGGGTGCCGGTGCTCACCCGCACCGACGCCAAGGACATCTTCGAGCTGCGTGAGCTGATCGAAGGCGAGGCCGCCCGCCGCCTCACGCTGACGCACGAGGGCATCGAGCAGGTCGAAGCGGCCCTCGAAGCGTTGGAACGTCTCCCCGACGACGTGAGCTGGGTCGACTATCTCGAGGTCCACTTCGCCTTCCACCGCGCGATCGTCGGTGCGACGGGAAGCCCTCGTCTGCTGCGTCACTTCGAGATGCTGTCCGCCGAGACCTGGGTCAGCCTCGTGCCCTCCCACCTCAGCGCCGAGTTCGGCTCACCGAACGCCCAGCTCGCCGGGCATCGCCATCTGGTCGAGGTGATCCGGGAGGGTGACGCCGAGGCGGCGGTCGCGACGGTCCGCGAGCACCTGTGGTCCGGGTTCGACGACCTGTATCCGGCGGAGTGA
- a CDS encoding pyridoxal-phosphate dependent enzyme, with the protein MNDETAKAADRRRKQVTDALSLLPRAELAVTPTPLQAAPRLGRRLGDRSIYIKRDDMTGLAFGGNKVRMLEYVLGKAIAAGCDTVIGGSASQSNYSRVLAGSCAKLGLDCHLVLRRMEGRDDDAPQGSLLLDHLYGAHVELVDDDRDLQVDTLTALGDRLEAEGRVVYRALQASEDDKTMHALPYLEAAFEFLDQLEASGIDAARIYICSLDTTHAGLLLGLRAAGSDIEVIGVSPYADGMWADRTAEEEVARLANEAAEMLGLETRIDPADVRTTFEFAGTYGQVTEGGVHATRLFARTEGLMLDPIYTMKAAAAMVSDHHTGDLPDGPVVFWHTGGTPAVFAYAGELLAGAPT; encoded by the coding sequence ATGAACGATGAGACGGCGAAGGCAGCCGACCGGCGTCGCAAACAGGTGACCGACGCACTCAGCCTGCTCCCTCGCGCCGAGTTGGCGGTCACACCGACGCCGCTCCAAGCGGCTCCCCGACTCGGACGACGTCTGGGCGATCGGTCGATCTACATCAAGCGCGACGACATGACCGGCCTCGCCTTCGGCGGCAACAAGGTCCGCATGCTCGAGTACGTGCTCGGCAAGGCGATCGCGGCCGGGTGCGACACCGTGATCGGCGGCTCGGCGTCGCAGTCGAACTACTCCAGGGTGCTCGCCGGATCGTGCGCCAAGCTCGGCCTCGACTGCCACCTCGTGCTTCGTCGCATGGAGGGCCGCGACGACGATGCCCCGCAAGGCTCGCTGCTGCTCGATCACCTCTACGGCGCTCACGTGGAACTCGTCGACGACGACCGCGATCTCCAGGTCGACACGCTGACCGCCCTCGGAGACCGGCTCGAGGCCGAGGGACGGGTGGTCTACCGAGCACTCCAAGCGAGCGAGGACGACAAGACCATGCACGCGCTGCCGTACCTCGAGGCGGCGTTCGAATTCCTGGACCAGCTCGAAGCGAGCGGTATCGACGCCGCCCGGATCTACATCTGCAGCCTCGACACCACGCACGCCGGACTCCTCCTCGGCCTGCGCGCCGCCGGTTCGGACATCGAGGTCATCGGCGTGTCGCCGTACGCCGACGGCATGTGGGCCGACCGCACGGCCGAGGAAGAGGTCGCGCGGCTCGCCAACGAAGCGGCGGAGATGCTCGGGCTCGAGACCCGGATCGACCCGGCCGATGTCAGGACCACGTTCGAGTTCGCCGGCACCTACGGCCAGGTGACCGAGGGCGGCGTGCACGCCACCCGTCTCTTCGCCCGGACGGAGGGGCTGATGCTCGATCCGATCTACACGATGAAGGCAGCTGCGGCGATGGTGTCCGATCACCACACCGGTGATCTCCCCGACGGCCCGGTCGTGTTCTGGCACACCGGCGGCACCCCCGCGGTGTTCGCCTATGCGGGAGAACTCCTCGCCGGAGCACCGACGTGA
- a CDS encoding Ldh family oxidoreductase gives MTDLVRLPIDEVTAAASTVFAPHGASSGHIALVVDNLIQADRRGIHTHGIARVPMYLNGLTSGSIDPTAVPTIEHGAPAASCWNAKHAFGQVAMAALVDHACDQANEVGSHIGVVHGSNHFGYAGHWVRRAADRGLIAMAFTSGGPLVIPTGGTRAELGTNPLALGIRSERDEIVVDMSTSTVAMGKLELADRAGELVPTGWAVDGDGRPLNRPSDLIDGMLTGHAGGLLPLGGSGTGHGGHKGYGMGLLVEVLSAVLSGGGDLRAHKSGAERFAGHVSHSVIVIDPAHLAGVEPTNRALDTLIGALRDSPPVDPDTPVKVPGDPEREWESTCEPGDVMIEVGCWDDLRTLAASVSDHGTTSP, from the coding sequence GTGACCGATCTCGTCCGCCTGCCCATCGACGAGGTCACGGCCGCGGCGAGCACCGTCTTCGCGCCGCACGGCGCATCGTCCGGCCACATCGCGCTGGTCGTCGACAACCTGATCCAGGCCGACCGTCGCGGCATCCACACGCACGGCATCGCCCGTGTGCCGATGTACCTCAACGGACTCACGTCCGGGTCGATCGACCCCACCGCGGTGCCGACGATCGAGCACGGCGCTCCGGCCGCCAGCTGCTGGAACGCGAAGCACGCATTCGGCCAGGTCGCCATGGCCGCACTCGTCGATCACGCCTGCGACCAGGCGAACGAGGTGGGCTCGCACATCGGCGTCGTGCACGGGTCGAACCACTTCGGCTACGCCGGACACTGGGTCCGACGCGCGGCCGACCGCGGACTGATCGCCATGGCGTTCACGTCCGGTGGTCCGCTCGTCATCCCCACCGGCGGCACCCGCGCCGAGTTGGGCACGAACCCGCTCGCGCTCGGGATCCGCAGCGAGCGCGACGAGATCGTCGTCGACATGTCGACGTCGACCGTCGCGATGGGCAAGCTCGAGCTCGCCGACCGGGCCGGCGAACTCGTTCCGACCGGATGGGCCGTCGACGGCGACGGTCGACCCCTGAACCGGCCGTCCGACCTGATCGACGGCATGTTGACGGGACACGCCGGTGGCCTGCTTCCGCTCGGCGGCAGCGGCACCGGACACGGCGGCCACAAGGGCTACGGCATGGGCCTGCTCGTGGAGGTGTTATCCGCCGTGCTGAGCGGTGGCGGCGACCTCCGGGCGCACAAGTCCGGCGCCGAGCGCTTCGCCGGCCACGTTTCCCACAGTGTGATCGTCATCGACCCCGCCCATCTGGCCGGGGTCGAGCCCACCAACAGAGCCCTCGACACACTCATCGGCGCGCTGCGTGACTCGCCGCCGGTCGACCCGGACACGCCGGTCAAGGTCCCGGGCGACCCGGAGCGCGAGTGGGAGTCGACCTGCGAGCCCGGCGACGTCATGATCGAGGTCGGATGCTGGGACGACCTCCGCACACTCGCCGCATCCGTGAGCGATCACGGCACGACATCTCCATGA